TTTCTAAGTTGACATTACTCACTGCTTTTGTGTTTTTTACCTCACTATGACTGGTGCAGCCGGCAGTTAAAAAGACTACAAACAAAGCACCAATCAGAAATATCGTTCCAATCCATTTTTTATTATCACGTGTCACTCTTTCACCACATTTCTTAAATTCTGCATGATTTCTGGTGACTCTGTCAGGTGACAGTTAAATATCTGGGTTTTGGGTTGACAGTTGTTATCCCCCGGGTTAATGAAATTTTTTGTGTGCTCTTCAATCTTTTTCAGAGAGACTTTGCCATATATGGACCAAGCCTGGAATAGCCCAGGCGAGAATAGTACTCTCTTGTGCCTATCGCACTTATAACCAAAACCCTGTCGAAACCCTCTTCTGAAGCAATCTTCTCGGCTTCTGAAAGAAGCTCACTGCCATAACCTCTGTGCTGCTCAGCTCTTTTTGAGTTTTTACCCAGAGGAAGAGCCTCTCCCAGAACTCTAAGCTCCCTCACTATGGCAGAATCTTTAACCTCACTTCTCTCTGCCCTATCAGAGGGGAAGCGAAGCCTCAGATATGCAATAAGAGCATCCTCTTTAATATCCTCAATACTTATAAACTTCTCCTCACCCCCGGAAGCATAGTAACTCTCCATCATTAACCTGCGATTCTCCTGCAAGCTTTCAATCCCATATTTATAGCCCATGTGTCCTATATCTCTACACCTTATACATTTACAGCTTTTTCCCCTATCTTTAAGCTTTTTCAGGGCAATGTCAGCTATATCGCCCTTCCTGACTCCAGCCTCAATTAAGTTTGCAGGGATATCACGCTGAATTCGCATTGTTCTTACCCACTTTGGAAGAAGAGCTTTTATCCCTGCTATGAGGTCTCCTGCTTCTTCGCTGGAATAAGGTGTGAAGTCTCCTTTTTTCCACAGGTTATATAATTCCGTATCTTTAATAACAAGTGTAGGATATATTTTCAGATTATCAGGCTTGAAGTCTTGATTCGAGAATAGCTTCCTGAACATCTCAATGTCTTCCTCCGGTGAAGCAAATAAGCCAGGCATCATGTGGTATCCAACCTTAAGTCCAGCATCTTTGAGTATTCTTGTCGCTTCAATCACATCCTCAACGCTATGCCCTCTTTTCACCTTTCTGTAAACTCTGTTGCTGAGAGTCTGAACACCAATTTCAACACGGGTGGCACCGAGGTCGAGCATTCTGTTGACATGCTCTGCCCTGGCAAAATCTGGCCTGGTTTCAAAGGTGATTCCAACACACCTCACTCTGGCTCTTTCATTTCTCTCCTGTGCCTCACCCGCATTCTCTGACAGCTTTTCCTGCTCATAAGGGAAGTTACTCATGCCATCCAGACAGGATGTTACAAAGCCATTCTGATAGCTTTCTTCAAGAGAAGGGAATGTACCCCCCATAATTATGAGCTCGACTTTATCTATGCTATGTCCTGTGCATTTGAGCTGATTCAGTCGTTCTTTAACCTGAAGATATGGGTTATAATCATTTGCCCTTGCCCTGAGTGCTGCCGGCTCAAAACCGGTGTAGCTCTGTGGAGCATTTTCTCCTCTGGGACAGTATATACATTCACCGGGACAGGGAGCAGGCTTTGCCATAACAGCAACTACAGTTATACCTGAGAGGCTCCTCACAGGCTTCTTTTTTAGAATAGGCAGAAGAAAGTCCCTC
The sequence above is drawn from the archaeon BMS3Bbin15 genome and encodes:
- a CDS encoding coproporphyrinogen III oxidase, which gives rise to MEYHREIIEELIGRGAKREDVAKIKLGVARKYRLSRIPSNSEILGHAEENERDFLLPILKKKPVRSLSGITVVAVMAKPAPCPGECIYCPRGENAPQSYTGFEPAALRARANDYNPYLQVKERLNQLKCTGHSIDKVELIIMGGTFPSLEESYQNGFVTSCLDGMSNFPYEQEKLSENAGEAQERNERARVRCVGITFETRPDFARAEHVNRMLDLGATRVEIGVQTLSNRVYRKVKRGHSVEDVIEATRILKDAGLKVGYHMMPGLFASPEEDIEMFRKLFSNQDFKPDNLKIYPTLVIKDTELYNLWKKGDFTPYSSEEAGDLIAGIKALLPKWVRTMRIQRDIPANLIEAGVRKGDIADIALKKLKDRGKSCKCIRCRDIGHMGYKYGIESLQENRRLMMESYYASGGEEKFISIEDIKEDALIAYLRLRFPSDRAERSEVKDSAIVRELRVLGEALPLGKNSKRAEQHRGYGSELLSEAEKIASEEGFDRVLVISAIGTREYYSRLGYSRLGPYMAKSL